Genomic DNA from Bacillota bacterium:
TCGAAAAAGACAACCGTCCAATAGGTACGTGGATAATGCTGGTTTTGTCAACCCGGTACTCCACCTTACCTCGTTGAATATCTGCTACCGCTTGACCCACATCCATGGTAACAGTGCCGGCCTTGGGATTTGGCATGAGACCTTTCGGACCCAGGATCCGGCCCAACCGACCAACCACACTCATCAGGTCCGGTGTAGCCACGGCCACATCGAAATCGGTCCAGCCGCCTTGGATCTTCTCCGCTATCTCCTCAGCCCCTACCATGTAGGCGCCGGCCTCTTCCGCCTCTTTAGCCTTCTCGCCTTTGGCAAAAACCAAAACGCGAACGGTCTTGCCGGTTCCATTAGGCAACACCACCGCCCCTCGGACCTGTTGATCGGCCCGCCGGGGATCAATGTTCAGACGAACAGAGACTTCAATTGTTTCGTCAAATTTTGCCGGTGGCAGCTCCTTGAGCAGTACCAGAGCATCGGTAGCTTCATATAGTCGCTCGCGCTCTATTTTGGTTGCTGCTTCGCGATAACGTTTACCATGTGCCACTTGTCATTCCTCCTTGTGGTAATAACGGATTTCTCCTCCCACCTGATAGCTTACTTCACCACTTCAATACCCATGCTGCGCGCAGTGCCGCTGACCATTCTCATGGCCGCTTCCACGCTGGCGGCGTTAAGGTCTTGCATCTTTAGCTCAGCAATTTCACGCACCTTAGCCTCGCTGATACGACCTACTTTCCGCCTGTTGGGTTCACCTGAAGCCGTTTCCACCCCAGCAGCCTTTTTGATTAACACTGCCGCCGGGGGAGTCTTGCAAACGAAAGTAAAAGAACGGTCCTCGAAAATGGTAATCTCAGCCGGAATAATCATGCCTGCCTGGTCGGCAGTGCGAGCATTGAATTCTTTTACAAAGGCCATAATATTCACGGCGTGTTGGCCAAGCGCCGGACCAACCGGGGGCGCGGGCGTGGCCTTGCCGGCGGGAATTTGCAGTTTGACAATAGCTGCAACTTTTTTCGCCACCTAGCTACACCTCCTTGCACTACATCTTCTCGATCTGCATAAAATCTACTTCTAAGGGAGTATCTCGGCCAAACAACGAAATATGCACCCTTACTTTGCCTCTGTCCGCAAGGACTTCATCTACAGTACCCATGAAGCCCTCGAAGGGCCCATCTACCAGGCGCACATTCTGGCCGCGCTCCAGTTTCAAGCGGGGTTTAGCCTCTTCAATACCCATTTGTCGTAAGATTGCCTGGGCTTCATGCTCTCGAAGCGGAATCGGTTTGGATCCCGGTCCGACAAAACCAGTAACTCCCGGTGTATTGCGAACCACATACCAGGAATCATCACTCATAAACATTTCCACCAGGACATAGCCCGGGAAAACCTTTTTCCTGGTGATTTTCTTCTTGCCGTCTTTAATTTCCAGTTGATCTTCCATCGGCACCAATACCCGAAAAATCTTATCCTGCATGCCCATGGAATCAACTCTTTTTTCAAGGTTAGTTTTAACCTTGTTTTCGTAACCGGAGTACGTGTGGACCACGTACCATTGTTTTTCCTCACCACGGGAAATCGTCACCAAGAAACCCCACCCTCCGGAGCTAGCTACTTAATCAGCAGTATCAGCAGCCGGGCAACAGCAGAGTCCACCACCCAGATCAAACCAGCCACAATAACCACCGATACGATAACAACAGCAGTGTAAGTGGTTACCTCTGCCCGGCTGGGCCAAATGACCTTCTTGAGCTCGGCACGCACTTCACGAAAGAAACGGGCCATGCGCTGGCCCCAAGCAGCAACTTTTCCTTTGGCAGCTTCTGCCATTCCCTCACATCCTCCAAGACCACCTCTGTGGTCTGCTTACTTCGTTTCCCTGTGCACAGTGTGGTTCTTGCAAAAGGGACAATACTTCTTAAGCTCTAGTCGGTTAGTCGTTTTCTTCTTATTTTTTGTCGTAGTATAGTTACGCCGCTTGCAATCAGAGCAAGCCAGTGTCACTCTCACGCGCACCTGTCGCACCTCCCAGGACTGCTTACGCTCACCCACCTACTGTATCACAGGGGAATTAATCTTGTCAATGT
This window encodes:
- the rplK gene encoding 50S ribosomal protein L11, with amino-acid sequence MAKKVAAIVKLQIPAGKATPAPPVGPALGQHAVNIMAFVKEFNARTADQAGMIIPAEITIFEDRSFTFVCKTPPAAVLIKKAAGVETASGEPNRRKVGRISEAKVREIAELKMQDLNAASVEAAMRMVSGTARSMGIEVVK
- the secE gene encoding preprotein translocase subunit SecE, which translates into the protein MARFFREVRAELKKVIWPSRAEVTTYTAVVIVSVVIVAGLIWVVDSAVARLLILLIK
- the rpmG gene encoding 50S ribosomal protein L33, with the protein product MRVRVTLACSDCKRRNYTTTKNKKKTTNRLELKKYCPFCKNHTVHRETK
- the rplA gene encoding 50S ribosomal protein L1, encoding MAHGKRYREAATKIERERLYEATDALVLLKELPPAKFDETIEVSVRLNIDPRRADQQVRGAVVLPNGTGKTVRVLVFAKGEKAKEAEEAGAYMVGAEEIAEKIQGGWTDFDVAVATPDLMSVVGRLGRILGPKGLMPNPKAGTVTMDVGQAVADIQRGKVEYRVDKTSIIHVPIGRLSFSTEKLAENYNALMDAIIRAKPAVVKGQYIRSIAVSSTMSPGVKINPLRPLAEMAD
- the nusG gene encoding transcription termination/antitermination protein NusG, with protein sequence MSRGEEKQWYVVHTYSGYENKVKTNLEKRVDSMGMQDKIFRVLVPMEDQLEIKDGKKKITRKKVFPGYVLVEMFMSDDSWYVVRNTPGVTGFVGPGSKPIPLREHEAQAILRQMGIEEAKPRLKLERGQNVRLVDGPFEGFMGTVDEVLADRGKVRVHISLFGRDTPLEVDFMQIEKM